A portion of the Cellulophaga algicola DSM 14237 genome contains these proteins:
- a CDS encoding GNAT family N-acetyltransferase: protein MNTITIRDAVAKDLPILLAFEQGIVKAERPFDPTLAEDPISYYDIEKFIKDGRSKVVVACIGGKIAGSGFATILTAKNYLVHEEYVNLHFMYTAPDYRGQGVNALIMNTLKEWAHSKNIKEVRLTVYQDNLPAIKAYEKVGFKKHIIEMRLV from the coding sequence ATGAATACGATTACTATCCGTGATGCAGTAGCGAAAGATTTACCTATTCTGTTAGCGTTTGAACAAGGGATTGTTAAAGCAGAAAGGCCCTTTGATCCAACCTTGGCGGAAGATCCTATTAGCTATTATGATATTGAAAAATTTATTAAAGATGGTAGGAGCAAAGTAGTTGTGGCTTGTATTGGAGGAAAAATAGCAGGCAGCGGTTTTGCAACGATATTAACGGCAAAAAACTATCTAGTGCATGAAGAGTACGTTAACCTACATTTTATGTATACAGCTCCAGATTATAGAGGACAAGGGGTAAATGCATTAATCATGAATACGTTAAAAGAATGGGCACATAGTAAAAATATTAAAGAAGTTAGATTAACGGTGTATCAAGATAATCTACCTGCGATTAAGGCTTACGAAAAAGTAGGGTTTAAAAAACATATCATAGAAATGAGATTAGTGTAA